From one Anabas testudineus chromosome 18, fAnaTes1.2, whole genome shotgun sequence genomic stretch:
- the LOC113157288 gene encoding phosphofurin acidic cluster sorting protein 1 isoform X2, translating into MSERGGLPRTGGVPSPHMQPSKPVSITSNRPVHMNLYATWEVDRSSPSCVPRLFNLTLKKLIMLKELDKDLTSVVIAVKLQGSKRILRSNEILLSSAGLTETDLQLTFSLQYPHFLKRDANKLQIMLQRRKRYKNRTILGYKTLALGLINMAEVMQHPSEGAQVLGLHSQLKDASVPVAEIRVYSLSSQPIDHEAPKAKMSDRSPDIDNYSEEEEESYSSEQEGSDDPVHGQYLDDEEEEVRKKKPRRKLPSNAAITRQPNIKQKFVALLKRFKVTDEVGFGLEHVSREQIQEVEEDLDELYDSLEMYNPSDSGPEMEETDSILSTPKPKLRPFFEGMSQSSSQTEIGSLNSKGSLGRDTFSPGEQPPLEKMKPSRSRNLEEALSETDTLELTDQELFAEGPCITVSVPEKPRTPMKISKSETQTVASPRLDGGHTPRQKRMNTPMKERQPSKPLSERTNSSDSERSPELGHSTPVLRKAVYDQLNQILLSDAALPESLILVNGTDWQGQYVVEQLQVQRHPVVCTCSAAEIQAVLSAVLTRIQKFCNCNSSMPRPVKVAAVGGQSYLGAILQFFVTQLANKTSDWLNHMRFLVVPLGSHPVAKHLGALDNRYSSSFLDGAWRDVFSRSEPPQTDQLDVAARISQYISGATVTHQLPIAEAMLTCKHRTREEESYQKFIPFIGVVKVGLIESGVSATDTDEGVAVSLAVPSTSPPSHGSPSGMIKEAATPPSSPSMGSVLTVQGSPSMSHGVDAIGLQVDYWLASLAEKRREGERRDTGCKNTLKSAFRSLQVSRLPGGGAGDPQAQVNTMAMTVVTKEKNKKVPIFLGKKTKEKDVDSKSQVIEGISRLICSAKQQQTILKVSIDGVEWNDVKFFQLAAQWPTHVKYLPVGLFGYSKPPS; encoded by the exons GCTGTTCAACCTGACTCTGAAGAAGCTGATCATGCTGAAGGAGCTGGATAAAGACCTCACCTCTGTGGTCATCGCTGTCAAGCTGCAG ggCTCCAAGCGGATCCTGCGCTCCAATGAGATCCTGCTGTCCTCAGCAGGTCTGACGGAGACCGACCTACAGCTCACTTTCTCCCTGCAG TACCCACACTTCCTGAAAAGGGACGCAAACAAGCTTCAGATCATGCTGCAGCGACGGAAGCGATACAAGAACCGCACCATCCTGGGCTACAAGACCCTGGCCCTGGGACTCATCAACATGGCCGAG GTGATGCAGCACCCAAGCGAGGGGGCTCAGGTTCTGGGGCTCCACAGCCAGCTGAAGGACGCCTCGGTGCCCGTCGCTGAGATCAGAGTCTACTCCCTGTCCAGCCAGCCCATCGACCACGAGGCTCCCAAAGCCAAGATGTCTG ATCGTTCTCCAGACATCGACAACTACTccgaagaagaggaagagagctACTCGTCCGAGCAGGAGGGCAGCGACGACCCCGTACACGGACAG TATCTcgatgatgaagaagaggaggtgaggaagaagaagccGAGGCGTAAGCTCCCCTCCAATGCGGCCATCACCAGA CAACCCAACATCAAGCAGAAGTTTGTCGCCTTGCTGAAAAGGTTTAAAGTCACCGACGAG GTTGGTTTTGGCCTGGAGCATGTGTCCAGAGAGCAGAttcaggaggtggaggaggatcTGGACGAGCTCTACGACAGTCTGGAGATGTACAACCCCAGTGACAGCGGGCCGGAGATGGAGGAGACTGACAGCATCCTCAGCACACCCAAACCCAAACTAAG GCCATTCTTTGAGGGGATGTCTCAGTCCAGCTCGCAGACGGAGATCGGCAGTCTGAACAGCAAAGGCAGTTTGGGCCGAGACACTTTCAGCCCG GGGGAGCAGCCGCCGCTGGAGAAGATGAAACCCTCTCGCAGCCGCAACCTGGAGGAGGCCCTGTCTGAGACCGACACACTG gagctCACGGACCAGGAGCTGTTTGCTGAAGGTCCCTGCATCACAGTGTCAGTGCCAGAGAAACCGCGTACGCCCATGAAGATCAGcaaaagtgaaacacagaccGTGGCGTCACCGAG GTTGGATGGAGGCCACACGCCCCGACAGAAGCGCATGAACACTCCCATGAAGGAGAGACAGCCGTCCAAACCTCTGAGCGAACGGACCAACAGCTCGGACTCGGAGAGATCCCCGGAGCTGGGACACAGCACGCCG gtccTGAGGAAGGCAGTGTACGACCAGCTGAACCAGATCTTGTTGTCGGATGCGGCGCTTCCAGAGAGCCTGATCCTGGTCAATGGCACCGACTGGCAggggcag TATGTGGTAGAGCAGCTCCAGGTCCAGAGACACCCGGTGGTCTGCACGTGTTCGGCAGCTGAGATCCAGGCGGTCCTGTCTGCCGTGCTCACACGCATCCAGAAATT cTGTAACTGTAACTCGTCCATGCCCAGACCAGTGAAGGTGGCGGCGGTGGGCGGCCAAAGTTACCTCGGAGCCATCCTGCAGTTCTTCGTCACTCAGCTCGCCAACAAGACATCCGACTGGCTCAACCACATGCGCTTCTTGGTGGTGCCTCTGG GCTCCCATCCAGTTGCAAAGCACCTTGGAGCCCTTGACAACCGCTACAGCTCCTCCTTTCTGGACGGGGCATGGAGAGACGTGTTCAGCCGCTCTGAACCCCCACAGACAG ATCAGTTGGACGTAGCAGCAAGAATCTCCCAGTACATCAGTGGGGCCACCGTCACACATCAGCTGCCCATCGCAGAGGCCATGCTCACCTGCAAACACAGGAC GCGAGAGGAAGAGTCCTACCAGAAATTCATTCCTTTTATTGGG GTGGTGAAGGTCGGTCTCATCGAGTCCGGCGTCTCTGCGACAG ATACAGACGAGGGTGTGGCTGTGAGCTTGGCTGTCCCCTCCACGTCTCCCCCCTCCCACGGCTCCCCCTCAGGAATGATCAAAGAGGCGGccactcctccctcctccccttccaTGGGCAGCGTTCTTACAGTACAAGG AAGTCCGAGTATGTCTCACGGCGTGGACGCCATTGGCCTGCAGGTGGATTATTGGCTGGCCTCGCTTGCTGAGAAGCGACGGGAGGGCGAGCGACGAGACACAGGCTGCAAGAACACACTGAAGAGCGCCTTCCGCTCGCTGCAGGTCAGCAGGCTGCCAGGTGGGGGCGCCGGTGACCCACAGGCCCAGGTCAACACTATGGCCATGACAGTGGTTACCAAGGAGAAGAACAAGAAAG TGCCCATCTTCTTAGGAAAAAAGACCAAGGAAAAGGATGTAGACTCAAAGAGTCAGGTTATTGAAGGCATTAGCCGACTCATCTGCTCTGCCAAGCAGCAACAGACCATCCTGAAAG TGTCTATAGACGGTGTGGAGTGGAACGATGTTAAGTTCTTCCAACTAGCCGCTCAGTGGCCCACTCATGTCAAATACCTACCTGTTGGACTTTTCGGCTACAGCAAGCCTCCCTCCTAG
- the LOC113157288 gene encoding phosphofurin acidic cluster sorting protein 1 isoform X1, producing MSERGGLPRTGGVPSPHMQPSKPVSITSNRPVHMNLYATWEVDRSSPSCVPRLFNLTLKKLIMLKELDKDLTSVVIAVKLQGSKRILRSNEILLSSAGLTETDLQLTFSLQYPHFLKRDANKLQIMLQRRKRYKNRTILGYKTLALGLINMAEVMQHPSEGAQVLGLHSQLKDASVPVAEIRVYSLSSQPIDHEAPKAKMSDRSPDIDNYSEEEEESYSSEQEGSDDPVHGQYLDDEEEEVRKKKPRRKLPSNAAITRQPNIKQKFVALLKRFKVTDEVGFGLEHVSREQIQEVEEDLDELYDSLEMYNPSDSGPEMEETDSILSTPKPKLRPFFEGMSQSSSQTEIGSLNSKGSLGRDTFSPQGEQPPLEKMKPSRSRNLEEALSETDTLELTDQELFAEGPCITVSVPEKPRTPMKISKSETQTVASPRLDGGHTPRQKRMNTPMKERQPSKPLSERTNSSDSERSPELGHSTPVLRKAVYDQLNQILLSDAALPESLILVNGTDWQGQYVVEQLQVQRHPVVCTCSAAEIQAVLSAVLTRIQKFCNCNSSMPRPVKVAAVGGQSYLGAILQFFVTQLANKTSDWLNHMRFLVVPLGSHPVAKHLGALDNRYSSSFLDGAWRDVFSRSEPPQTDQLDVAARISQYISGATVTHQLPIAEAMLTCKHRTREEESYQKFIPFIGVVKVGLIESGVSATDTDEGVAVSLAVPSTSPPSHGSPSGMIKEAATPPSSPSMGSVLTVQGSPSMSHGVDAIGLQVDYWLASLAEKRREGERRDTGCKNTLKSAFRSLQVSRLPGGGAGDPQAQVNTMAMTVVTKEKNKKVPIFLGKKTKEKDVDSKSQVIEGISRLICSAKQQQTILKVSIDGVEWNDVKFFQLAAQWPTHVKYLPVGLFGYSKPPS from the exons GCTGTTCAACCTGACTCTGAAGAAGCTGATCATGCTGAAGGAGCTGGATAAAGACCTCACCTCTGTGGTCATCGCTGTCAAGCTGCAG ggCTCCAAGCGGATCCTGCGCTCCAATGAGATCCTGCTGTCCTCAGCAGGTCTGACGGAGACCGACCTACAGCTCACTTTCTCCCTGCAG TACCCACACTTCCTGAAAAGGGACGCAAACAAGCTTCAGATCATGCTGCAGCGACGGAAGCGATACAAGAACCGCACCATCCTGGGCTACAAGACCCTGGCCCTGGGACTCATCAACATGGCCGAG GTGATGCAGCACCCAAGCGAGGGGGCTCAGGTTCTGGGGCTCCACAGCCAGCTGAAGGACGCCTCGGTGCCCGTCGCTGAGATCAGAGTCTACTCCCTGTCCAGCCAGCCCATCGACCACGAGGCTCCCAAAGCCAAGATGTCTG ATCGTTCTCCAGACATCGACAACTACTccgaagaagaggaagagagctACTCGTCCGAGCAGGAGGGCAGCGACGACCCCGTACACGGACAG TATCTcgatgatgaagaagaggaggtgaggaagaagaagccGAGGCGTAAGCTCCCCTCCAATGCGGCCATCACCAGA CAACCCAACATCAAGCAGAAGTTTGTCGCCTTGCTGAAAAGGTTTAAAGTCACCGACGAG GTTGGTTTTGGCCTGGAGCATGTGTCCAGAGAGCAGAttcaggaggtggaggaggatcTGGACGAGCTCTACGACAGTCTGGAGATGTACAACCCCAGTGACAGCGGGCCGGAGATGGAGGAGACTGACAGCATCCTCAGCACACCCAAACCCAAACTAAG GCCATTCTTTGAGGGGATGTCTCAGTCCAGCTCGCAGACGGAGATCGGCAGTCTGAACAGCAAAGGCAGTTTGGGCCGAGACACTTTCAGCCCG CAGGGGGAGCAGCCGCCGCTGGAGAAGATGAAACCCTCTCGCAGCCGCAACCTGGAGGAGGCCCTGTCTGAGACCGACACACTG gagctCACGGACCAGGAGCTGTTTGCTGAAGGTCCCTGCATCACAGTGTCAGTGCCAGAGAAACCGCGTACGCCCATGAAGATCAGcaaaagtgaaacacagaccGTGGCGTCACCGAG GTTGGATGGAGGCCACACGCCCCGACAGAAGCGCATGAACACTCCCATGAAGGAGAGACAGCCGTCCAAACCTCTGAGCGAACGGACCAACAGCTCGGACTCGGAGAGATCCCCGGAGCTGGGACACAGCACGCCG gtccTGAGGAAGGCAGTGTACGACCAGCTGAACCAGATCTTGTTGTCGGATGCGGCGCTTCCAGAGAGCCTGATCCTGGTCAATGGCACCGACTGGCAggggcag TATGTGGTAGAGCAGCTCCAGGTCCAGAGACACCCGGTGGTCTGCACGTGTTCGGCAGCTGAGATCCAGGCGGTCCTGTCTGCCGTGCTCACACGCATCCAGAAATT cTGTAACTGTAACTCGTCCATGCCCAGACCAGTGAAGGTGGCGGCGGTGGGCGGCCAAAGTTACCTCGGAGCCATCCTGCAGTTCTTCGTCACTCAGCTCGCCAACAAGACATCCGACTGGCTCAACCACATGCGCTTCTTGGTGGTGCCTCTGG GCTCCCATCCAGTTGCAAAGCACCTTGGAGCCCTTGACAACCGCTACAGCTCCTCCTTTCTGGACGGGGCATGGAGAGACGTGTTCAGCCGCTCTGAACCCCCACAGACAG ATCAGTTGGACGTAGCAGCAAGAATCTCCCAGTACATCAGTGGGGCCACCGTCACACATCAGCTGCCCATCGCAGAGGCCATGCTCACCTGCAAACACAGGAC GCGAGAGGAAGAGTCCTACCAGAAATTCATTCCTTTTATTGGG GTGGTGAAGGTCGGTCTCATCGAGTCCGGCGTCTCTGCGACAG ATACAGACGAGGGTGTGGCTGTGAGCTTGGCTGTCCCCTCCACGTCTCCCCCCTCCCACGGCTCCCCCTCAGGAATGATCAAAGAGGCGGccactcctccctcctccccttccaTGGGCAGCGTTCTTACAGTACAAGG AAGTCCGAGTATGTCTCACGGCGTGGACGCCATTGGCCTGCAGGTGGATTATTGGCTGGCCTCGCTTGCTGAGAAGCGACGGGAGGGCGAGCGACGAGACACAGGCTGCAAGAACACACTGAAGAGCGCCTTCCGCTCGCTGCAGGTCAGCAGGCTGCCAGGTGGGGGCGCCGGTGACCCACAGGCCCAGGTCAACACTATGGCCATGACAGTGGTTACCAAGGAGAAGAACAAGAAAG TGCCCATCTTCTTAGGAAAAAAGACCAAGGAAAAGGATGTAGACTCAAAGAGTCAGGTTATTGAAGGCATTAGCCGACTCATCTGCTCTGCCAAGCAGCAACAGACCATCCTGAAAG TGTCTATAGACGGTGTGGAGTGGAACGATGTTAAGTTCTTCCAACTAGCCGCTCAGTGGCCCACTCATGTCAAATACCTACCTGTTGGACTTTTCGGCTACAGCAAGCCTCCCTCCTAG